The genomic interval TGGACGATCGCTTCGTCCATCTTGTCGCCGCCGACGCGCGCCGACTTGGAGAACACGATGCCCTTGAGCGAGATCACCGCCACCTCGGTCGTCCCGCCGCCGATATCGATGATCATGCTGCCTGTCGGTTCCGTCACCGGCAGGCCGGCGCCGATCGCCGCGGCCATCGGTTCCTCGATCAGGTAGACCTCGCGGGCGCCGGCGGACTCGGCCGATTCGCGCACCGCCCGCTTCTCCACCTCGGTGATGCCGAACGGCACGCCGATAATGATGCGGGGACGCACCAGCGCCTTGCGGTTGTGAATCTTCTGAATGAAGTAGCGCAACATCGCCTCGGTAATCTCGAAGTCGGCGATCACGCCGTCTTTCAGCGGGCGAATGGCCACGATCGAGCCCGGGGTGCGGCCGAGCATCTTCTTCGCGTCGGCCCCCACCGCCAGCACGCGGCGCGCTCCGCGCCCGTCCTTCTGAACCGCAACCACGGAAGGCTCGTTGCAGACTATCCCTTCGCCTTTGACGTAGATCAGGGTGTTGGCCGTCCCGAGGTCGATGGCCAGGTCGTTCGAAAACATACCGAGGAGAAAATCGAGAATCATTGTGCGGGGGGATGTACAAGAATCGGACGGGCAGGGCAACAATGATTCGCGCTCCGTCGGCGCCGCTGGCGCGGCGCTGACCCTCGTTCCGAAAACCCGTGCCGTCGGGATATCCCGCGGGTTGGGTTTTTGCTTATAATGCGCCCCACCGCGACTGCGTTCACCGAAGGAGTTCCGATACGCGGCGCGCGGCCGACGCCATGATTCGTGCCCTCGGGACTGCTTTGCTGTGCGCCGCGGCCGTGCTGGCCGCCGATACGGTGTTCCGTATCAGCCTCCTCGAGTACGTTCGCCCGACCGTCCTGTCTCCGCCCGATCAGGGCATCCTCGAACCCCCGGTCGTCGTGCGTTGGGAAGGGCCGCCGGACATGCGGGTACGGCTGGCGGCGGCCGGCGAAGCGCCACGCGAACTCGGGGTGCGGTCGTCGCCCTTCGAGATCGGTGCGGATCAGTTCCAGCGCGAAGGTGGGTACGTACTCGAGCTCGAAGCGGCGGGGCTCGGCGGCTGGATTGCCGCCACCCGCCGGTTTCAGATCCATGCCGCGAAGGTAGTGGCCGAACCGACGCCGATGACGGAAGAGCCACCTCGAAACGGGGCCGATTTGGCACGTGCTTTGGGCACGGCCCGGGCCGCGCGCGACCGTGCGCAGCAAAGGGCCCGATTTCTTACCGAGGAGAACTCGGCCTTGCGCGACGAGAGCGCCCGGCTCGCCAAACAGCTCGAGACGAGCTTCGCCTCGCAGGAGAATACCGCCGCCGACGTTGCGGAGGTCGAGCGCCGCCTGGCGCAGATTCAGGACGAAGCACGCGTGCTCGCCGAGGAGAACGCCGCCCTGCGCCTGCGCCTGTCGAGCGTCCTGCCGTGCAGTGTCTGGGGGTACTACGGTTACTCGCGTTCCGCCACGAGTCCGCGCCGCCTCCTCGTGGTCAGCGACGTGCAGGGCCAGATCTTTCGCTTCCAGCCGCCCTGCGAGAGGATGCGACGCGCCGACCCGACGGCAACTTCCGTCTGCTTCTGCGTCGGCACCCCCTGGGGTTAACGCGACCCGGCCGAAGCGGTCCGCGTCGCCGCCTTGCCGGTTGTGGACTTGGCCTTGACGGCCGGCGGTTTCTTGGTGGCCCTGGTGGACTTCGTGGACGTCGCGGCCTTGGTCGAAGTGGTCGACCTGGCCGACTTTGCTGACTTTGCCGACTTGGCGGACTTGGCGGACTTGGTCTTGGCCGTGCCGGTTGCCGTACTGGACGCCGGCGCCGGCGGCGCTTTCACGTTGCTCGGGGCAGCGGGCGGCGGTGCTGCCGGATCGACGGGGCGGTAGCGCACGCCCTCACGGGTCACATCGACCGCGACCCCGTTCTGTTCCTCCACCGTCTGCCCCACCAGGTCCATATCGACGTATTCGGCCCATCCCTGCTGCCGCAGGAGCCGGAGGGCCTCGGTCTGCATGTCCGGGATCTTGTCGTAGATGTCCTGGTGGACTTCAATGTAGATGCGGCCCTCGCGGGCACCCACCTTGATCGGCTGGTAGACGAACTGGCCGGGAGTGCCGACCGGCACCAGGGGAAACAGATGCTCGATTTCCTCCGGGTACAGGCGGACGCAGCCGTGACTGACCTGCATGCCGACGCCCCACGGTATATTGGTGCCGTGAATCCTGTACATGGGCATCGACAGCTCGAAACGGTACTTGCCGAGGGGATTCTCGGGATCCCCGCCGGCGATGAAATCCGGCGCCGGTTTGCCGTCCTTGATGTGCTCGCGCTTGATGGATTCGGGCAGAACCCAGGTGGGATTCTTGGTCTTGCCCGAAATCTTGAACGCACCGCTCGGCGTTCGCCAATCGTCGCGGCCGAGACCGACCGGGTAAGTGCTGACGAGGTTCGTGCTCCGCCCGGGGTGGAAGTAGTACAGCCGCATCTCGGGGACGTTCACGACGATACCGCTGAGCGCCGCGTTCGGCAGCACCCATTCCGTCGGCAGCATGATCGGCTGTCCGGCCGGCGGCACCCAGGGATCGACGCCGGGGTTGGCTTCGAGCAGTTCGTTGTAACCGAGGCTGTAGTAACGGGCGATATCGAAGAACGTGTCCTTCTTCTGAACCTGGTAGTAGCGCGTCGAACCGATAACCGTGTGCGCCTGAACCGGATCGGGGCTGGCCAACGCGACGTACGGTCGGCCCGAGTTCTTGTTTTCGAAGACGTCTTCGGTCCATTCGCGAGCCGCCGCCTGGCTCAGCGCGGGGGGATACGTTGCCGCCACCGCCATCAGGCACACCAGGGCTGCGAGACCGAACAACCTCGACGCGGCGCTCGAGCGGCGGACCGCGGGCCCGTTCGCCCGGCGACGTGTGAACTGTTCTTCCATTAAGTAGGAATGTACATGACGAACATGAATTCGCAACGAAGGCGGCCCCGGGTAATCCGCGACGGAGCCGGCGGCCGTGGCTGACCGCCGCTGTGCCCCCTGCGGGTCGTGGCCGTCGGCGATCTCTGCCGCCGCCGTGGCGGCGCGTGGCGGAGTCGATCTGCGTTCGCCCCTGGGACAGGCGCACTTCGACGGCGGCGCGTTGTACTGGATCGAAGGCCGTCCGCGCGACGGCGGTCGACAGGTCGTAGTTAGATGGACGGCCGGGGTATCCGAGGACGTGCTTCCGCCCGGCTTCAGTGCGCGCAGCCGTGTCAACGAGTACGGCGGCGGTGCGTATGCCGTGACCGGAGGCACGGTGATCTTCGTGAACGAGTCCGACCAGCGCGTATACCGGGTCGACCCCGGCGGTCTGCCCGTGCCGCTCACTCCCGCCGGCCGGTGGTCCTACGCCGACCTGACCGCCGACGCGCACCGCCGGCGCGTGCTGGCGGTGCGTGAGGACGGCACCGCCGGCGGCGAACCGGTTCTGACCCTGGTGGCCATCGACCTCGAGGCGCCCGGTCAACCCCGTGTGCTCGCCGCGGGCAGCGACTTTTACGCCGCGCCTCGTCCCGGTCCCGACGGTCGCTCCCTGGCCTGGCTGCAGTGGAATCACCCGAATATGCCGTGGGACGGGACGGAACTTCACGTCGGGCGCTTCGATGCGGGTGGGGGAATCGTGGCGGCGCGCCGGGTCGCCGGGGCCGCGGACGAGTCCGTGATCCAGCCGACCTGGTCGCCCGACGGGGATCTCTATTATTCGTCCGACCGCTCCGGTTGGTGGAATCTCTACCGCGACCGTGACGGCACGGCGGAACCGTTATGTCCGATGAACGCCGAATTTGCCGTGCCGCCGTGGGTGTTCGCGGCGACGACCTTCGGCTTCGAATCCGCGGTTGCGCTGCTCTGCGCATACGCGAGCGGGGGTAGTTGGCGTCTCGGGCGCATCGATCTGCGAACGGGAACCATCGAGTCGGTGCCCACGCCGTACACGGAAATCTCGGGCCTGTGCGTTGGACCGGAGGCGGCGGTCTTCTGTGCCGGCTCCCCGAACCTGGCATTGTCGCTCGTGCGGCTCGATCTGCGTAGCCGTGCGGTGACGGTGCTGCGATCTTCGCAAGTTGCCGGCGCGGCTCCGGAAGCGCTGTCCGTCCCCGAGGTCGTCGATTTCCCCACCGGCGGCGGCCACCGCGCCCACGGTTTTTTCTACCCGCCGGTGAACGGAGGTTTCGCGGGGTTGCCCGGCGAACGGCCGCCGTTGCTGGTGCTGCTTCACGGCGGACCGACGGCAAGTGCATCGACGGCGCTCGATTGGCGGATTCAGTTCTGGACCAGTCGTGGCTTTGCGGTGCTCGACGTCAATTACCGGGGCAGCACGGGCTACGGCAGGGCGTACCGGCGTTTGCTCGACGGCCAGTGGGGCGTGGCCGACGTCGAGGATTGCGTGGCCGGGGCGAGCTACCTCGTGGACCGCGGCGACGTCGACGGCGGGCGGTTGGCGATTCGTGGCGGCAGTGCCGGCGGCTTCACCGCGCTGTGTGCCTTGACCTTCCACGATACCTTCGCGGCCGGCGCGGTGTACTACGGCATCAGCGACCTGGAGGCGCTGACGGTGGACACGCACAAGTTCGAATCGCGTTACCTCGATCGCCTGGTCGGACCTTACCCCGAGCGGCGCGACGTCTACCGTGCCCGGTCGCCGATCCACGCGGTGGAACGGCTGGCGCGGCCGGTGATCCTCTTTCAGGGCAGTGACGATGTTGTCGTGCCGCGGGTTCAGTCGGAGCGGCTGGCGGAGGCGCTGCGGTCGCGGGGGTTGCCCGTGGCTTATCTTTGTTTTGCGGGCGAAGGTCACGGGTTCAGGCGCACCGAGAACGTCGCCCGGGCCCTCGAAGCCGAGTTGTACTTCTACGGACGGGTGATGGGGTTCGTGCCGGCCGGTGGGGTGCCGCCGGTGCCGATCGACAATCTGGAGCCTGCGGCCGCCGGCCGGGGCCGCAGCGGGGAGTAAGTGATGGGTTCTATCGATGTCGGGGCGGCGCTCCCGCCGGTCGGCGGTACGGCGGTGGTGCGTGGCCCGGGCGCCACAGTCGCCATACACCGGGACCGCTGGGGGATTCCCCACGTTAGAGCGGCGTCGGAGGCGGATGTCTTTTTCGGGCAGGGGTTCGCAGCCGCGCAGGATCGATTGTTCCAGATGGAGTACGACCGGTTGCGGGCGTACGGGCGGCTGGCTTCCGTGGTGGGGACGACGAAGTTGGCGAGCGACGTCTTTGCGCGTCGCGCCCGCCTCGGGGACGCCGTGCGGGCGGGATACGCGGCCCTCGACGCAGCTACCCGCGACGTCCTCGCCGCTTATGCCGCCGGGGTCAACGCGTTTCTTGGGAGCACCGCGGCGCGGCCGGTCGAGTTGCAGGCGCTGGAGCACGAACCGGAGCCGTGGGAGGCGTGCGACGCCGTGGCGGTCTTCGTGGCTCGTCATGTGCTTTTCGGCTCCCTGGCGATGAAGCTCTTCCGGGCCCGTGCGGTGGTCGCCCTCGGTCCGGAGGCACTGAACTGGTTTCGTCACGAAGGAGGGAAGGGCGAGCGCACCGACGTTATCGTCCCGCCGGGAACCACGGACACCGTGCGCGCCTTGCCGCTGGCGGCGTGGGAGGCGGAGGTGGCGGCGCTCGATGGCCTGCGCGGCGCGATGGGTCTCGCGGGGAGCAATGCCTGGGTGCTGGCGGGGACGCGCACCGCCGGCGGCAAGCCGCTCCTCGGTGGCGATCCGCATCGGGTGCTGGAACTGCCCAACGTGTACGCGCAGGTGCATCTGGCGTGTCCGTCGTTCGATGCCGTCGGCCTGGCGTTCCCGGGCGTGCCGGGCATGGTTCACTTCGGGCAGAGCGAACACGTCGCGTGGTGCGTCACCAACGCTCAGGCGGACTATCAGGACCTGTTCATCGAGCGCTTCCGGGACGGCGGCGGCGGGCTGCAGGTCGAGACGGTGTCGGGCTGGGCGGATGCGAAGGTGGTGCCGGAGACGATCGCGGTTCGCGATGGGGCCGCACACGTCGTCGAGACCGTGGTGACACCGCACGGACCGGTTGTCATCGGCGATCCGCGTTCGGGCAGGGCGCTGGCGCTAAGGTCGGCGGGCCTGCTCGAAGCCGGCGGGTCGTTGCGCCTGGTGTTGCCGCAGTTGCGGGCCCGCACGGCGGACGCGGTCGACACGGCGTTGGCCGATTGGGTCGAGCCGGCCAACAACTTCGTCCTAGGCGATACGGCCGGGACGATTCTGTACCGAACCGCGGGACGGATCCCGGTGCGTCCGGTTGTGAACGCGTGGATTCCGGTGCCGGGTTGGGATGGCGGTCACGAGTGGGTGGGGATGGTACCCGACGCCGACCTGCCGCGCAGCCGCAACCCCGAAAGCGGACAGATCGTTACGGCGAACAACCGGGTCGTGCCGGAAGGCTATCGATACGCGCTCGGGGTCGATTATTTCAACGACCATCGCGCCCGGCGCATTGCGGCGTGCCTGGCACCGCTCCGGGCGGCCGGGTGCAACGACTTTGCGGCGATTCATCGTGACGAGGTGAGCCTGAGTGCGCAGGCGTTGCGGGACCGCGTTGCGGGTCTCGACCCGGCGCGCCTGTCGGAGGCGGCGCAGGCGGTACGAATGCGGCTGCTCCGCTGGGACGGCACCATGGCGGCAGACAGCGCCGAGGCGGCGATGTATGCCGAGGTGCGGCAGCAGCTTGTCCGCGCCATTGCCAATCAGCCACGTCTGGCGCCGTTGCGGGCATCCGGGTTCGCCGACGAACCGTTGCCCGTGGTGCCGCTGGAGATGCGCATTGCGATGTGTCTGGGATCGTTGATGGTGCCGCCGGCGGCGACGATCTTCGGGCCCGGCGTCGATTGGGGCGCTTTGCTGGCGGCGGCACTGGAGGCCGCCGTGCCGGAGGCGACCGCCGGGGCGAAGTGGGGCGCGCGGCACCGGGCGCTGCCGCAACATCCGCTGGCCGGCGTCTCGGGCGATCTCGACGCTGCCGTCGCGGTGTCGCTGCCGGAGTTGTCGGGCGATCTCGATTGCGTGCGGGCGGCGATCGGGCCGATCGGCTTATTCGATCATGTCGTGTTGGCGTCGACCGCGCGATACGTTTTCGACCTGGCCGATCGTGCCGGCGGCGGATGGGTGGTGCCGCACGGCGCCTCCGGACATCCGGGAAGTCCGCACTACACCGATCAGCAGGCGGCGTGGGTCGAGGGAGCGTTGCTGCCGTTCGAGATCGACTGGGAGGAACTTGCGCGCAAAACCGAGGCGACCCTGCGCCTGGAGCCGACGCCGTAGGCGCCGCCTTCGGTTAAGACGCGCGCCGCGCCTGCACCGTACGACGGTCCGCCCCGCTTGCGAGCGGATCTCTCCTACCGGCAGCGCACGCTGTTGCCCGACGGCGTACACGGCACCACGGTACTGATGGCGCACACCCCGTTGTCGCCCGCTGCCTGCGTGTTGCCGAGAACCAGCGATGCGCGCAGGGGGCCGAGCGGCGCGGCGATCGTGGCCCGGCGCGCTTTGGCCTGCACTTCCAGCTCGGTCGTGTCGTACGGCCGGTAGCGGAGCTCGCTCAACCCTCCCGACGAGCCGGCCGTGCAAACAGGCGGGTCGAGCGCCGTCGAGCGGTTGCGATAAGTGGTGCGGGTGGTCGCGACCTTCCAGCCGTCGCCGGACCCGCACGGTCCGGCGGACGCTGGCGGAATCGGCGTGGTGAAGCGGCTGATGTCGAACACGGCGCTGTTGCCGTTGCCGAGATCCTCGATGAGAAGCTGGGCGCCGTTCGTGTACGGTGTGGTCGCCGGAATACCGAGCGGGAAGAAGACACCGCCCTTGAGCCGCAGACTCTGGCGCGCCGGACCTGCGGTGACCGCGCCGATCTTGATGTCGAGCCCGGAGAGATAGCCGCCGCCGGTGCAGATCGGCGTGCTCGGTGCCGGCACGCAGCCGCCCGAGACGCTCGGCGGGGTCCACCAATTCCCCGACATAACGATCATCGCCAGCAGCTTCAGTGTGTTTTCGTAGTAGGCTTCGTCGTCGATCGACGTCCCATCCACCAGATCCCAGATATCGTTCAGCCAGGCCTGGTTGCCGGCGTCGGCCATAGCCGCGACGCCGAGCGGAGCGACGAAGGCCATCGAGCGGTAGTTCGCCCCCGCGCTCAGGGTGCCGTTGAGCTGGTACCCGGCCTGGATGCCGTTGGGGTCGTTGCCGGTGGCGGAGCGGAACCAGTTCGTGATGCGCTGCACGGCGGTCTTGGCGCGCGCGTCGCCGGCGACCACGTAGTCGGTGCCGAGGCGCCACGGGTCCCGGCAGGCGTTGTAGTCGTAGGCGCCGTCGTTGGGGCCTTCGAGGTAGTGCGGCCCGACCGGGTCAGGCGTACCGAGGGGGTCGGCGATGAAATCGGGGAGCAGGCCGGTGGTCGGACTGTGGGTCGTCTGCACGGCGTCGAAGACGGTGTAGGTATGATCGAGGACGTCGGTCCAGATGCTATCGCCGGTGGCCGCGGCGAAGACCCGCAGGTGATCGGGCATGAAGTCGGACGAGCGCGTCGCGTAGTAATAGTCCGGCTCGGACGGGACGGTCCAATCGCCGAGTCGCACGTATCGGCCGCTCGAGTCCAGTTCGCCGGTCCGGATGGCGGCGAGGATCTGTTGTGCCTCGGCGCCGTAGTCGAACGTGCCGCAGTTGCCCCACTGCTTCTCGGCAAGGAGCAGCGCGAAGGCGATATCGAGATCGCCGTCGGAGGCGCTGTCTCCGTCTTCGGCGTCGGTGCAAGTCCGGCGCTGGTACCAGGACATGAGGCCGGGGGTGAGCACCGACGGATGCTCGTGGAAATAGGCGAGCATGCCGTCGAAGATGGCGCGCGCATCGGGATCGTGCCCGGCCATGAGGGCGGCGAGCACCATGCCGTAGCCGTGCGCTTCCGACACGGTCAGGTTGCCGCCCTTGACGCTGGCGACGACGACGTAACGGCCGGCACCGCAGGTTTGCAGCAGGTAGCGCGCCTTCCATGCATCGTAGAAATCCCGCACCGCTTGATCGAGCGCGGCCGGCGCAAGGTGATTGGGGACGATCGTGCCCGGGGCGTAGGAAAAAGGGCGTGAGCCGAACGGGTGATTGACTCCCGCCGCCGGCGCGGCGAGCGCCGCGGCGAGCAGGATTCCGGCAGCGACTCCGGCCCACCATGCGCGCATCCGTTTTCCCGTCGTCGTCATCGTTCGTTCCCCCGGGATGGCCCGACTTCGTTCCGAGAGGCGATGAAACACCTATGCCCCGAGGGCGCTCCGACAGGCAAGAAGAATCGGTGCTGCCGTCGGCCTGCTCGCCGGCATTGCCCCGGCCCTGCGCGCTTCTCGCCTCGATCCGGCGGTGGCGTTGCGGGAAGAGTGAGCGGGACGAGCGCTACGCCGTGCCGTTCTCAAGTTCTGTCAGTTCGACCACTTCGATCGATCGAGAGAACAGCCGGAAATGGCTCGCGTTGCGCGTGACGATCCGTCGAGCCTTGCCCGCGCGGGCAGCCAGGCAATGGACGGCATCATAGACAATCGGACCGGCCAGGCCTTGCCGTGAAACCTCTGTCAATGCGGCGGTGTACACGGTTCGCGGAATCGCCACGATACGGATCGCCTGCTCCAACCCGGCCACGAGCTGGCGGGCGGCGCGGGGCGGAATCGGTAACCTGAGGGTAGTGAGCGCCCGGTAGGTTTCGACCAGCGCATGTGTGGAGGTGAAGGCGCGGCCATTCGCGTCGGTGACGGCAGCGTCTGCCGCTGCCTTGAAGCGGGATTGCGCGTGGAGAAGCGAAACCAGAACCGTCGAGTCCAGGTAGGTCTTCATTCACGGGCGCGGTCGTCTTCGGCCCGGTGGCGGGCGACGGCGTCCGCCGGTTCCTCGCCTACGTCGCCTGACCAAACCTGAATGCCGTTCTTGTCCCGGACGACCCGCCCGCGCGAGTACACCGCGCGGCGTGGCGCCGTGGGCACGCGAACGATCCACTCGCGCCCCGGCACCAGAGTGTCGATCACGATCGGGGAGCGGGGCGGCAGGTCGGCGGGAAACGTCACGCGGCGCCGTTCGTCGCTGTTGGTGGCGATCATGCCGGGGTAATACCCACGTGGGCGAGAGCCGTCAAGGTCGAGAAGAACGAGCGAGGTACGGAAGTCCTATGCAGTTCCGCTTGCGGGGCGAGGTCGGCAACGGTGAAGCGGCTGCCGACGAGGTGGCCGCCCGGTCCTGCGGTCCGGACGACGAAGTCGAAGGCCTCCCGCCGAACCATGACGGCGAGCGTTCAGACGGCCTGCCCCTCGAGCCCCGGGCTCCTCCTTGCCCGCGCTACTACATCCATCGCTCCGTTCGGCGCGTAGACGACGCGGCCGTCGAGGTGCAGCAGGCGGGCTGCGCTGCCGGCGATGGGGGCGAGCCGTGGCGCCAGCGGTGCCAATCGGCGGAACAGCGAACCCAGCGTGACGTACTGACCGGTGCCGCGGACCCAGACCGGGTCGAAGCCGGTGCGTTCGAGCAGCAACCGGATGCCGCGGGGACCGTAGTGATAGACGCGGTCGGATTGCGCGAACGGACGCCACCTTGCCCCGTACATGCGCGCCACCAGCGAGCGGATGTTCGGCGTCATGACGAACAGGTGGCCGCCGCTGCGGAGGTGCGGTCGTAGACTGCTCAGGAAAGGGATCGGTTCGCGGACTTGTTCGAGAGCGTCCAGCAGCACGATAGCGTCGAACTGCTGTGTCGGCGGTAACGCAACGATCGGTCCCGGGTGTACCTCCAGACCCGCACTCCGCGCGGCGTCGGCGGCGTCGGAATCGGTTTCGACGCCGACCACACGGGGTATCCCCATGAGCCCGGCTTCGCGCAGGAACGCGCCGGCTCCACTGCCGATCTGGAGCAGGTCACGTATCGACCCGTAGCGCAGCAACCGTCCTAACTTGCGCCGGAACGTGCGGGCGAGTTGCTCGGCCTCGTCAGGGTCTTCAGCGCCGGCTTGCGACCCCCGCTGCTGGCTGTTCGCCGCGGCGCCGGGAGGCGGATCGAGGCGGCCGACCTCGCAGGCGTCGCAATACGCCACCGTGGCTCGATCCAGAGCTTGCAGGGGGCGTAGCGGTTGCGAGCAAAAGGGACACACGGCGAGCGAATGTAGCGATACGATCGACCTCTTGTCTACGTGCGAGGCGGGAACACGCGGGACAGCCACCGTATCCCCCCGGGGTCGGGGTCGGTATCGGTATCGATCGGTTGTCCGGTGTACCCCCGCGTCGCTGTAGCGGGATCCGGGAGGGTGTCTCGCAAACGTCGCAAACGGCCGCTTTCGGTGCGTGCGCTGGCTCACTATACTTCGTGGCCATGGCTCGCAGCTTCAAACCCCGTCGCGGCTGGCAGCCTCCCGCGCAGCCCGGAGCCGCGGATGCCGTGCTCGCCGAAGCGCGGGCGTCGCTGCGCGCTCGCCAGCATGGGTACCGCGAGCGGTCGCTGGCCATCCATGGATGGATTTGCGCCAAGTGCGCGCGTGAGTTTGACGCTTCCAACCTGCACCTGCTGACCGTTCACCACCGCGACGGCAACCACGACAACAACCCGCCCGACGGCAGCAACTGGGAAAATCTCTGTGCCTATTGCCATGAGGACGAGCACAGCCGCGAGGTACTGGCGGATTACCTGTCGGGGAAGCCGCGATAGGGTCGGGGAGCAGTGGACGAGACCATGGCGGTTGAATTCTCCGGCACCCGGTTGATCCTGGTCATCGGGCCGCCGCGGTCGGGAACGACTTTGCTCATGCGTATGCTGGCGGCGCATTCGCAGATCTACAGCCGGGCCGAGCC from Candidatus Binatia bacterium carries:
- a CDS encoding rod shape-determining protein; protein product: MILDFLLGMFSNDLAIDLGTANTLIYVKGEGIVCNEPSVVAVQKDGRGARRVLAVGADAKKMLGRTPGSIVAIRPLKDGVIADFEITEAMLRYFIQKIHNRKALVRPRIIIGVPFGITEVEKRAVRESAESAGAREVYLIEEPMAAAIGAGLPVTEPTGSMIIDIGGGTTEVAVISLKGIVFSKSARVGGDKMDEAIVQYIKRKYNLLVGERTAELIKITIGSAYPGNEIQTMEIRGRDLVAGVPKTVEVSDEEIRDSLLEPINQIVDAVRIALERTPPELASDIVERGIVLAGGGALLRNLDVLLREETGLPITLADDPLTAVAMGAGKVLDELSLLRDVTLQ
- a CDS encoding L,D-transpeptidase family protein: MFGLAALVCLMAVAATYPPALSQAAAREWTEDVFENKNSGRPYVALASPDPVQAHTVIGSTRYYQVQKKDTFFDIARYYSLGYNELLEANPGVDPWVPPAGQPIMLPTEWVLPNAALSGIVVNVPEMRLYYFHPGRSTNLVSTYPVGLGRDDWRTPSGAFKISGKTKNPTWVLPESIKREHIKDGKPAPDFIAGGDPENPLGKYRFELSMPMYRIHGTNIPWGVGMQVSHGCVRLYPEEIEHLFPLVPVGTPGQFVYQPIKVGAREGRIYIEVHQDIYDKIPDMQTEALRLLRQQGWAEYVDMDLVGQTVEEQNGVAVDVTREGVRYRPVDPAAPPPAAPSNVKAPPAPASSTATGTAKTKSAKSAKSAKSAKSARSTTSTKAATSTKSTRATKKPPAVKAKSTTGKAATRTASAGSR
- a CDS encoding S9 family peptidase, whose product is MADRRCAPCGSWPSAISAAAVAARGGVDLRSPLGQAHFDGGALYWIEGRPRDGGRQVVVRWTAGVSEDVLPPGFSARSRVNEYGGGAYAVTGGTVIFVNESDQRVYRVDPGGLPVPLTPAGRWSYADLTADAHRRRVLAVREDGTAGGEPVLTLVAIDLEAPGQPRVLAAGSDFYAAPRPGPDGRSLAWLQWNHPNMPWDGTELHVGRFDAGGGIVAARRVAGAADESVIQPTWSPDGDLYYSSDRSGWWNLYRDRDGTAEPLCPMNAEFAVPPWVFAATTFGFESAVALLCAYASGGSWRLGRIDLRTGTIESVPTPYTEISGLCVGPEAAVFCAGSPNLALSLVRLDLRSRAVTVLRSSQVAGAAPEALSVPEVVDFPTGGGHRAHGFFYPPVNGGFAGLPGERPPLLVLLHGGPTASASTALDWRIQFWTSRGFAVLDVNYRGSTGYGRAYRRLLDGQWGVADVEDCVAGASYLVDRGDVDGGRLAIRGGSAGGFTALCALTFHDTFAAGAVYYGISDLEALTVDTHKFESRYLDRLVGPYPERRDVYRARSPIHAVERLARPVILFQGSDDVVVPRVQSERLAEALRSRGLPVAYLCFAGEGHGFRRTENVARALEAELYFYGRVMGFVPAGGVPPVPIDNLEPAAAGRGRSGE
- a CDS encoding penicillin acylase family protein, with the translated sequence MGSIDVGAALPPVGGTAVVRGPGATVAIHRDRWGIPHVRAASEADVFFGQGFAAAQDRLFQMEYDRLRAYGRLASVVGTTKLASDVFARRARLGDAVRAGYAALDAATRDVLAAYAAGVNAFLGSTAARPVELQALEHEPEPWEACDAVAVFVARHVLFGSLAMKLFRARAVVALGPEALNWFRHEGGKGERTDVIVPPGTTDTVRALPLAAWEAEVAALDGLRGAMGLAGSNAWVLAGTRTAGGKPLLGGDPHRVLELPNVYAQVHLACPSFDAVGLAFPGVPGMVHFGQSEHVAWCVTNAQADYQDLFIERFRDGGGGLQVETVSGWADAKVVPETIAVRDGAAHVVETVVTPHGPVVIGDPRSGRALALRSAGLLEAGGSLRLVLPQLRARTADAVDTALADWVEPANNFVLGDTAGTILYRTAGRIPVRPVVNAWIPVPGWDGGHEWVGMVPDADLPRSRNPESGQIVTANNRVVPEGYRYALGVDYFNDHRARRIAACLAPLRAAGCNDFAAIHRDEVSLSAQALRDRVAGLDPARLSEAAQAVRMRLLRWDGTMAADSAEAAMYAEVRQQLVRAIANQPRLAPLRASGFADEPLPVVPLEMRIAMCLGSLMVPPAATIFGPGVDWGALLAAALEAAVPEATAGAKWGARHRALPQHPLAGVSGDLDAAVAVSLPELSGDLDCVRAAIGPIGLFDHVVLASTARYVFDLADRAGGGWVVPHGASGHPGSPHYTDQQAAWVEGALLPFEIDWEELARKTEATLRLEPTP
- a CDS encoding glycosyl hydrolase family 8; protein product: MTTTGKRMRAWWAGVAAGILLAAALAAPAAGVNHPFGSRPFSYAPGTIVPNHLAPAALDQAVRDFYDAWKARYLLQTCGAGRYVVVASVKGGNLTVSEAHGYGMVLAALMAGHDPDARAIFDGMLAYFHEHPSVLTPGLMSWYQRRTCTDAEDGDSASDGDLDIAFALLLAEKQWGNCGTFDYGAEAQQILAAIRTGELDSSGRYVRLGDWTVPSEPDYYYATRSSDFMPDHLRVFAAATGDSIWTDVLDHTYTVFDAVQTTHSPTTGLLPDFIADPLGTPDPVGPHYLEGPNDGAYDYNACRDPWRLGTDYVVAGDARAKTAVQRITNWFRSATGNDPNGIQAGYQLNGTLSAGANYRSMAFVAPLGVAAMADAGNQAWLNDIWDLVDGTSIDDEAYYENTLKLLAMIVMSGNWWTPPSVSGGCVPAPSTPICTGGGYLSGLDIKIGAVTAGPARQSLRLKGGVFFPLGIPATTPYTNGAQLLIEDLGNGNSAVFDISRFTTPIPPASAGPCGSGDGWKVATTRTTYRNRSTALDPPVCTAGSSGGLSELRYRPYDTTELEVQAKARRATIAAPLGPLRASLVLGNTQAAGDNGVCAISTVVPCTPSGNSVRCR
- a CDS encoding PIN domain-containing protein; the encoded protein is MKTYLDSTVLVSLLHAQSRFKAAADAAVTDANGRAFTSTHALVETYRALTTLRLPIPPRAARQLVAGLEQAIRIVAIPRTVYTAALTEVSRQGLAGPIVYDAVHCLAARAGKARRIVTRNASHFRLFSRSIEVVELTELENGTA
- a CDS encoding class I SAM-dependent methyltransferase; its protein translation is MAYCDACEVGRLDPPPGAAANSQQRGSQAGAEDPDEAEQLARTFRRKLGRLLRYGSIRDLLQIGSGAGAFLREAGLMGIPRVVGVETDSDAADAARSAGLEVHPGPIVALPPTQQFDAIVLLDALEQVREPIPFLSSLRPHLRSGGHLFVMTPNIRSLVARMYGARWRPFAQSDRVYHYGPRGIRLLLERTGFDPVWVRGTGQYVTLGSLFRRLAPLAPRLAPIAGSAARLLHLDGRVVYAPNGAMDVVARARRSPGLEGQAV
- a CDS encoding YajD family HNH nuclease, with amino-acid sequence MARSFKPRRGWQPPAQPGAADAVLAEARASLRARQHGYRERSLAIHGWICAKCAREFDASNLHLLTVHHRDGNHDNNPPDGSNWENLCAYCHEDEHSREVLADYLSGKPR